The following proteins are co-located in the Manihot esculenta cultivar AM560-2 chromosome 9, M.esculenta_v8, whole genome shotgun sequence genome:
- the LOC110621941 gene encoding uncharacterized protein LOC110621941: MMKPNLTALDSFRTFNSLIQRNPIPFPRPSNPLFNHSISVIHHSSKPSRFLPICLSNPTKQSNSSSEISSLSNAELVGSSNESLGEDELERNLGVQVGNPFVPSYIPPYTKLSLSDQALFLLSFIACTTSIAFTSLVVAAIPTLYAMRRAATSLSKLADTAREELPSTMAAIRLSGMEISDLTLELSDLSHEIADGVNKSAQAVQAAESGIRQIGTLAHQHTMSMIQERASLPIISLQPVVAGAAKKTSLAVGQATKTIMNIISRGELSSENEGNNEIERLDI, encoded by the exons ATGATGAAACCCAATCTTACAGCTCTTGATTCCTTTCGAACTTTCAATTCCTTAATTCAACGGAATCCAATACCCTTTCCTAGACCCTCAAATCCACTATTCAATCACTCAATCTCTGTAATCCACCACTCTTCAAAACCTTCCCGTTTCCTTCCAATTTGCCTTTCAAATCCCACCAAACAATCCAATTCCAGCAGCGAAATATCGTCACTTTCCAACGCCGAATTGGTTGGAAGTTCAAATGAAAGTCTTGGCGAAGATGAACTGGAGAGGAATTTGGGTGTGCAAGTTGGAAATCCCTTTGTCCCCTCGTATATTCCGCCATATACTAAGCTTAGTTTGAGTGACCAAGCTTTATTTCTATTGTCATTCATTGCTTGCACG ACATCTATAGCTTTTACAAGCCTTGTCGTTGCTGCCATCCCAACACTCTAT GCAATGAGGAGAGCTGCAACATCTCTTTCAAAGTTAGCAGATACAGCTCGGGAGGAACTCCCTAGTACAATGGCTGCAATTAGGCTTTCAGGCATGGAGATCAGTGATCTTACATTGGAATTAAGTGATTTGAG CCATGAGATAGCTGATGGGGTCAACAAATCAGCTCAAGCTGTACAAGCAGCAGAATCTGGGATTCGACAGATTGGTACACTTGCTCATCAGCATACCATGT CAATGATTCAAGAGAGAGCCAGCTTGCCTATCATCTCACTGCAACCTGTAGTTGCTGGTGCTGCAAAGAAGACTTCCCTTGCTGTTGGCCAAGCCACGAAGACTATCATGAATATTATCTCGCGAGGGGAGCTCAGCTCAGAAAATGAGGGTAATAATGAAATTGAAAGGTTGGACATTTAA
- the LOC110623669 gene encoding uncharacterized protein LOC110623669, which translates to MAYIPPHKRQDKGRPSPTPEFFVPFSNRNRSLRQQVSKIDKSGKIIYADRAISRWFPVGLSENGQFPSYIHLEPVSLESFVSKSGEKPHTLVKNIVTEEDNELKENYVRSPWVIIAENVQQDLLSSFEVLKNEMNSEGLEKVKPILVARLGKILFHGTPSLMLGSVEKNQVDETILRQLKRTIHTNIPSTYMENITNEVVPKVGVDFEEEKEIYHVKLSDNRRPNSTVSCKCYVKADKKLLLYKVELNQVRQLVVDVLCLDKNIDLRLMLCSKRIITAPTDDELKSISDLISSAVLDSDVKGGLRWLLGNKSSGNRYSVIGVWHTITKAYKSPSLRLIVRHADRFDFKSETGEVSREIFLKLKGISSELQEKGAESESVCMMLKDSLRLIWDHFLSCDRFLT; encoded by the exons ATGGCTTACATTCCTCCACATAAGCGGCAGGACAAAGGGAGGCCATCACCAACTCCGGAATTTTTTGTACCTTTCTCCAACAGAAATCGTAGTTTGAGACAACAGGTTTCTAAAATAGACAAGAGCGGAAAGATTATATATGCAGATCGTGCCATATCTAGATGGTTTCCTGTTGGTTTGAGTGAAAATGGTCAGTTTCCTTCATACATTCATCTTGAGCCAGTTTCCTTGGAATCTTTTGTGAGCAAGTCAGGAGAAAAACCTCATACCTTGGTGAAAAATATTGTAACTGAAG AGGATAATGAGCTAAAGGAGAATTATGTGAGAAGTCCATGGGTAATTATAGCCGAAAATGTACAGCAAGATCTACTCTCCTCTTTTGAGGTTTTGAAGAATGAAATGAACTCCGAAGGATTGGAAAAAGTAAAGCCAATACTAGTTGCTAGATTGGGAAAAATTCTTTTTCATGG GACCCCTTCATTAATGCTAGGAAGTGTTGAGAAAAATCAGGTTGATGAAACTATTTTGAGACAATTGAAAAGAACAATTCACACAAATATTCCTTCTACATATATGGAAAACATTACAAATGAAGTAGTCCCAAAAGTTGGAGTTGATTTtgaagaggaaaaagaaatctACCATGTCAAG TTGTCCGATAACAGACGACCAAATTCAACTGTTTCCTGCAAATGTTACGTAAAGGCAGATAAAAAACTTCTACTCTACAAG GTTGAACTAAACCAAGTGCGTCAGCTGGTTGTAGATGTATTATGCCTTGACAAGAATATTGACCTGAGGCTAATGCTATGCAGCAAGAGAATCATAACTGCTCCTACT GATGATGAGTTGAAGAGCATAAGCGATCTAATTTCTTCTGCAGTTTTGGATTCAGATGTGAAGGGTGGGTTGAGATGGCTTCTCGGGAATAAATCTTCTGGAAATAGATACAGTGTAATTGGGGTTTGGCATACCATAACTAAAGCCTACAAAAGTCCATCACTGAGGCTCATAGTAAGACATGCTGATAGATTTGATTTTAAGAGTGAAACTGGAGAAGTTTCAAGAGAAATTTTTCTGAAGTTGAAAGGAATATCTTCAGAATTGCAG GAAAAGGGAGCAGAAAGTGAGTCGGTGTGTATGATGCTCAAGGACAGCTTGAGATTGATATGGGATCACTTCTTAAGCTGCGATCGTTTCTTGACATGA
- the LOC110623560 gene encoding uncharacterized protein LOC110623560, with product MDGGQIPAFGDWEHANELPITQYFESARQAGLIRYSSSGECDQYMHGDLYSTDFKKPSRDLGPQRKTTRVKERRVPHPHVKEQKKQVKVCDVTEPQRRHQRQKPISMYSNVSEKNNEVVSVHPRPKLPVRVRPPKPVDEDLYKIPPELLRSSKRKKKVAGFLSCLVPFCAP from the exons ATGGAT GGTGGACAAATTCCAGCATTTGGAGATTGGGAGCACGCAAATGAGTTGCCAATAACTCAATACTTCGAGTCTGCGAGACAAGCCGGCTTGATCCGATACAGTTCTTCCGGAGAATGTGATCAGTACATGCATGGTGATTTATATTCTACCGACTTCAAGAAACCTTCTCGTGATCTTGGTCCTCAAAGAAAG ACGACAAGGGTGAAAGAGAGAAGAGTCCCACATCCACATGTCAAAGAGCAGAAGAAACAAGTCAAAGTTTGTGACGTGACTGAACCGCAAAGGAGACATCAACGCCAGAAACCCATCTCAATGTACAGTAATGTGTCGGAAAAGAACAATGAAGTAGTCTCAGTTCACCCACGGCCTAAGTTGCCTGTTAGAGTTAGACCTCCTAAACCTGTCGATGAAGATCTCTACAAAATCCCCCCTGAGCTCCTCCGCTCTTCCAAGCGG aagaagaaggtggCAGGATTCCTTTCATGCCTTGTGCCTTTCTGTGCTCCGTAA
- the LOC110622312 gene encoding U-box domain-containing protein 9 isoform X2 — translation MARTCGMLEAIHTAAAAASTVAAVPNSTELKMELQSLMNQILDGEDHSLEITVEVLKILTALEELKKKSSDSLKVIDDNAIVPDEFKCPISRELMADPVVLATGQTYDRAFILRWLNDGHRTCPQTRQVLSHTILTPNHLVREMISHWCEKHGVEVPRLISDVEDNVVGDADRDYLNSLLEKMYSSLSDQKKAAKELRLLTKRMPSFRALFALKSGTMETRSNAAAALFSLSTLDSNKILIGKSGALKALIDLLEEGHLLVMKDAASAIFNLCIVPDNKARAVHDGAVRVILKKIMENVLVDELLAILAMLASHQKAVEETRELGAVSCLLSIIRRGTSERNKEYCAAILHTVCLNDRTTWREFKDEENGNHTLSKLAVNGNSRARRKAKGILERLINTSSVSCKKLTCMFSYQASFGPI, via the exons ATGGCGAGAACTTGTGGGATGCTTGAAGCTATTCatactgctgctgctgctgcttctaCTGTTGCTGCTGTGCCAAACTCAACCGAGTTGAAGATGGAACTGCAGAGTCTCATGAACCAAATTCTTGATGGGGAAGATCATAGCTTGGAGATTACTGTTGAAGTTTTAAAGATTTTGACTGCTTTGGAGGAATTGAAAAAGAAATCATCTGATTCTTTGAAGGTGATTGATGACAATGCGATTGTCCCTGATGAATTTAAATGCCCCATTTCAAGAGAGCTCATGGCTGACCCTGTCGTTTTGGCTACTGGGCAG ACTTATGATCGAGCATTCATTCTCCGATGGTTAAATGATGGACACCGGACATGTCCTCAAACTCGGCAAGTCCTCTCCCATACTATCCTTACCCCTAATCACTTGGTGCGAGAAATGATTTCCCATTGGTGCGAGAAGCATGGTGTTGAGGTCCCCAGGCTGATTAGTGATGTTGAGGACAATGTGGTTGGTGATGCAGACAGAGACTACTTGAATTCACTGCTCGAAAAGATGTACTCTTCCCTCTCTGATCAAAAAAAGGCCGCAAAAGAGCTTCGGCTGCTAACGAAAAGGATGCCATCGTTTCGTGCACTTTTCG CTTTGAAATCTGGAACCATGGAAACAAGAAGTAATGCTGCTGCAGCTTTGTTTAGCCTATCAACTCTTGATTCGAACAAGATTTTAATTGGGAAATCAGGTGCTCTCAAAGCTCTGATTGACCTTTTAGAGGAAGGGCATCTATTAGTCATGAAGGATGCTGCATCTGCAATATTCAACCTATGCATTGTCCCGGACAATAAAGCGCGAGCAGTCCATGACGGAGCAGTCAGGGTGATCTTGAAAAAGATCATGGAGAATGTACTCGTCGACGAGTTGTTAGCTATCCTTGCTATGCTTGCTAGCCATCAGAAAGCTGTTGAGGAAACGAGGGAGCTCGGTGCTGTGAGTTGCTTGCTCAGCATTATCAGGAGAGGAACTTCCGAACGCAACAAGGAGTACTGTGCAGCAATCTTACACACAGTCTGTCTGAATGACAGAACGACATGGAGGGAGTTTAAGGATGAGGAAAATGGCAACCACACACTTTCTAAACTTGCTGTAAATGGTAATTCAAGAGCCAGGAGAAAGGCCAAAGGAATTCTTGAGAGGCTG ATAAATACAAGCTCAGTTTCCTGTAAAAAGTTGACATGCATGTTCTCATACCAGGCGAGTTTTGGTCCAATCTGA
- the LOC110622312 gene encoding U-box domain-containing protein 9 isoform X1 yields MARTCGMLEAIHTAAAAASTVAAVPNSTELKMELQSLMNQILDGEDHSLEITVEVLKILTALEELKKKSSDSLKVIDDNAIVPDEFKCPISRELMADPVVLATGQTYDRAFILRWLNDGHRTCPQTRQVLSHTILTPNHLVREMISHWCEKHGVEVPRLISDVEDNVVGDADRDYLNSLLEKMYSSLSDQKKAAKELRLLTKRMPSFRALFGELTGSIPKLFSPLSLGTADSHPDLQEDLITTFLNLSLHNDNKQLIAENLFVIPLLIEALKSGTMETRSNAAAALFSLSTLDSNKILIGKSGALKALIDLLEEGHLLVMKDAASAIFNLCIVPDNKARAVHDGAVRVILKKIMENVLVDELLAILAMLASHQKAVEETRELGAVSCLLSIIRRGTSERNKEYCAAILHTVCLNDRTTWREFKDEENGNHTLSKLAVNGNSRARRKAKGILERLINTSSVSCKKLTCMFSYQASFGPI; encoded by the exons ATGGCGAGAACTTGTGGGATGCTTGAAGCTATTCatactgctgctgctgctgcttctaCTGTTGCTGCTGTGCCAAACTCAACCGAGTTGAAGATGGAACTGCAGAGTCTCATGAACCAAATTCTTGATGGGGAAGATCATAGCTTGGAGATTACTGTTGAAGTTTTAAAGATTTTGACTGCTTTGGAGGAATTGAAAAAGAAATCATCTGATTCTTTGAAGGTGATTGATGACAATGCGATTGTCCCTGATGAATTTAAATGCCCCATTTCAAGAGAGCTCATGGCTGACCCTGTCGTTTTGGCTACTGGGCAG ACTTATGATCGAGCATTCATTCTCCGATGGTTAAATGATGGACACCGGACATGTCCTCAAACTCGGCAAGTCCTCTCCCATACTATCCTTACCCCTAATCACTTGGTGCGAGAAATGATTTCCCATTGGTGCGAGAAGCATGGTGTTGAGGTCCCCAGGCTGATTAGTGATGTTGAGGACAATGTGGTTGGTGATGCAGACAGAGACTACTTGAATTCACTGCTCGAAAAGATGTACTCTTCCCTCTCTGATCAAAAAAAGGCCGCAAAAGAGCTTCGGCTGCTAACGAAAAGGATGCCATCGTTTCGTGCACTTTTCGGTGAGCTAACCGGTTCCATTCCCAAATTATTCAGTCCACTGTCACTAGGCACAGCTGATTCTCATCCTGATCTCCAAGAGGATTTGATTACTAcatttttgaacctctcccttCATAATGATAATAAGCAATTAATTGCTGAAAATCTATTTGTCATTCCTCTGCTTATTGAAGCTTTGAAATCTGGAACCATGGAAACAAGAAGTAATGCTGCTGCAGCTTTGTTTAGCCTATCAACTCTTGATTCGAACAAGATTTTAATTGGGAAATCAGGTGCTCTCAAAGCTCTGATTGACCTTTTAGAGGAAGGGCATCTATTAGTCATGAAGGATGCTGCATCTGCAATATTCAACCTATGCATTGTCCCGGACAATAAAGCGCGAGCAGTCCATGACGGAGCAGTCAGGGTGATCTTGAAAAAGATCATGGAGAATGTACTCGTCGACGAGTTGTTAGCTATCCTTGCTATGCTTGCTAGCCATCAGAAAGCTGTTGAGGAAACGAGGGAGCTCGGTGCTGTGAGTTGCTTGCTCAGCATTATCAGGAGAGGAACTTCCGAACGCAACAAGGAGTACTGTGCAGCAATCTTACACACAGTCTGTCTGAATGACAGAACGACATGGAGGGAGTTTAAGGATGAGGAAAATGGCAACCACACACTTTCTAAACTTGCTGTAAATGGTAATTCAAGAGCCAGGAGAAAGGCCAAAGGAATTCTTGAGAGGCTG ATAAATACAAGCTCAGTTTCCTGTAAAAAGTTGACATGCATGTTCTCATACCAGGCGAGTTTTGGTCCAATCTGA